The sequence CGGTTTCGCTTTGCGCGACAAATAGCGGATCGCGAACTTGAATCCCGCTTCTTTCAGCGCCTTGGCCGTCGTCGCCGTCAGCTTCGTATTCGCGTCGAATCCATGCATCCCGGCCTCGGCCGGTTCTGCTCTCACGCTGGTAATACTGTCCGCCTCCACGCTTTCCGCTCGCAATGCCCGGATCATGGAAGGAGCCCCCAGCACGGCATGAAACTCGTCGACGGCGTCTCGGCGCAGCCACTCGTCAATTTCGTGTCGTTTGACGGGGCCATTGGCCCTTACGGTTCGGCGCAGAAGGCGAGCAATGTATTCCATCGCCAGAAGATGGTCGCGCTTCATGGCCTTTTGGAATGCGTTCCCATCCAGTGAGCCGACCTTTGTGAGAACAAGATTCTTGAGCTCCGGCCCAAATACCATGGAGTTCGCACTGACCTGCCAGGCGCCCGCTTCAATCGTGGTTGGCGTCGTCGATGTCGGATTGTGGCTATCGACGCCTGCGTTCCAGTCCCAGGATGATTCAAAGCCCGCAAGCACGCGCATCACTTCCAGCATGGCGGCGCGGCGATGCGGAAGCCCCTGCCAGGGGCCGAGCACCTCGACCACGCTCGAATAAACGTCTGCGTTTTCGTTCGGGGCGAAGATCTCGTCGGGCGCCGTTCTGCCCCACGCAATTAATTCATCGAGAAAACTGTCCGGCGGGATACCGCGATTGAGAACCTTCTGCTTCGTCGCACGGAAAGCCATCGTGAGATTCTCCCTCGCGTGTTCGTGCGGATTGTTCGTTTGATGACGCCAGCCAACAATTTGGCTTCGCAGTCGCCGTTCTACCAAAAGATGAACTATTTCACGATGCTACATCAAGGTGGGAATGCCGGCAAGTAGTGGCATCTCAGGACATATTCCAGGACGCGATAAACCGGGTACTGACGATCAGCGAGACCGATGCAAGAGGCAGCCGCGGTCTGACACCCCATCCCCGGATATGCCACCAGGGTCGACCAAGCGTCGACAACAAGGGGTCGCCGGATCTCGCAACAGCATGACATTCTGAGCGAGGCATGCTCGCCACCGCCCGACTTTCCCAATCGCACGAATTTCGTCATCGCACGGCTTTTCGCATTCGCACGACGATTTCCGAAGGCCGACGCCGCGCGTGACGAAAATGCGTCAAAATATGACGATTATCATATCAATTAGCCCAAAACGCTTGCCGCGATCGCCGCACAAATTCGTGAACGTCATGGCCTGACGCTTCGACCGCGCAAATATGCATTGCGAGAAATAACGATGCTTCATCGCTTCGCATCGGTATGATTAGGGTCGCGCGCAAATCGCCGACGCCGCAAGCGTTCGTCGAGCAAGGGGATGCACATGGCAACAACTCTCATCATCAACGGCGAAACGAAATCGTTCGACGCGCCACCTGAAATGCCCTTGCTGTGGGTGCTGCGCGACATCCTCGGCATGACCGGCACCAAGTTCGGCTGCGGCATCGCGCAGTGCGGCGCCTGCACGGTGCATGTCGACGGCAAGGCGGTGCGCTCCTGCGTGCTGCCGGTGAGCGCGGTGGAAAACCGCACTGTGACCACCATCGAGCATGTCGGCAGCACGCCATCAGGCGCGAAGGTGCAGAAGGCCTGGTTGGAGGCCGAGGTGATCCAGTGCGGCTATTGCCAGTCCGGCCAGATCATGGCGGCCGCCGCGCTGCTGGCGGCAACGCCGAACCCTGACGATTCCGACATCGACGCCGCGATGGCCGGCAACATCTGCCGCTGCGGCACCTATGTCCGCATCCGCGAGGCGATCAAGCACGCGGCCAACGGCCGGCAGTCGTGAGGTCCGCCATGATTGCACACAACAACCTCTCCCGCCGCACGCTGCTGACCGGCGGCCTCGCCACCGGCTTCGTGCTCGCCTTCCATCTGCCGCTGCGCGCCGCCGTCAACGAGCCGGTGCAGCCGCGCGATACGACCGAGGGCAGGTTCGCGCCCAACGCCTTCATCCGCATCGACGAGACCGGCCGCACCGTGCTGATGATGCCGCAGGTCGAGATGGGCCAGGGCACCTACACTTCGATCTCCGCCGTGCTCGCCGAGGAGCTTGATGCCGACTGGAGCAAGGTCGAGGTCCAGCACGCGCCTCCCAACGACA is a genomic window of Bradyrhizobium sp. CB1717 containing:
- a CDS encoding (2Fe-2S)-binding protein, with the translated sequence MATTLIINGETKSFDAPPEMPLLWVLRDILGMTGTKFGCGIAQCGACTVHVDGKAVRSCVLPVSAVENRTVTTIEHVGSTPSGAKVQKAWLEAEVIQCGYCQSGQIMAAAALLAATPNPDDSDIDAAMAGNICRCGTYVRIREAIKHAANGRQS